In one window of Bradyrhizobium sp. AZCC 1721 DNA:
- a CDS encoding DUF1467 family protein — MAYSISTALAIYFVLWWVVLFTTLPFGVRSQHEDGEGAPGTDPGAPVMARMGWKLMWTTIVSAVIFGIGMWAYHQGYLNIERLSKLMGLPF, encoded by the coding sequence ATGGCTTACAGCATCTCCACCGCGCTTGCGATCTACTTCGTGCTGTGGTGGGTCGTGCTGTTCACGACGCTGCCGTTCGGTGTCCGCAGCCAGCACGAGGACGGCGAGGGCGCACCCGGCACCGATCCCGGCGCGCCGGTCATGGCGCGGATGGGCTGGAAGCTGATGTGGACCACGATTGTTTCGGCCGTGATTTTCGGCATCGGGATGTGGGCGTATCACCAGGGCTATCTGAATATCGAACGGCTGTCGAAGCTGATGGGGTTGCCGTTCTGA
- the mce gene encoding methylmalonyl-CoA epimerase — protein MLGRLNHVAIAVKDAEKAAKIYGSAFGAEISGAVPLPEHGVITVFVTLPNTKIEFIQPLGEASPIAKFVERNADGGIHHICYDVPDIIAARDTLIAQGARVLGDGEPKIGAHGKPVLFFHPKDFSGALVEIEQA, from the coding sequence ATGCTGGGCCGGCTCAATCATGTCGCGATCGCAGTCAAGGACGCGGAAAAAGCCGCCAAGATCTACGGCAGCGCGTTCGGCGCCGAAATTTCCGGCGCGGTGCCGCTGCCGGAGCATGGCGTCATCACCGTGTTCGTGACGCTGCCCAACACCAAGATCGAGTTCATCCAGCCGCTTGGCGAGGCCTCGCCGATCGCCAAATTCGTCGAGCGCAATGCCGACGGCGGCATCCACCACATCTGCTATGACGTGCCCGACATCATCGCCGCGCGCGATACCTTGATTGCGCAGGGCGCGCGCGTGCTAGGCGACGGCGAGCCGAAGATCGGCGCGCACGGCAAGCCAGTGCTGTTTTTCCACCCGAAGGATTTCTCCGGCGCGCTCGTCGAAATCGAACAGGCTTGA